In Solirubrobacterales bacterium, the DNA window CCGGGACCACCGGCAGCCCGAGGTAACGGGTGAACGGGTCCTCGAGTCCGGGGCCGATCTCGATCTGGAATCGCAGCATGCAGCAGGTGATTTCGGGGCGGCGGCGGGCGAAATTGTCGAAATAGCCCTCGAGTTCCCCGATGTCACGCTGAAACCTGGTCCGCAGCGGAAAGCGTCGCGCCATGTCCTCTGTGAAGAAGCAGGGTGCGCTCGCGGCCGATCCGTAGATCGCGGCCGAGCCCCGAACCACCAGCGCCTTCAGGGAAGGAGTTTTCTCGCAGGCGGCAAGAAGCTGGAGGGTGCCGATCACGTTGATGTCGTGCAGCGCCCGCGACGGACGGTCCTTGTCGGGATACCAGAGAATCCCGCAGTGGACCACGACGTCCGGTTCGAGCCCGGGGAGAATCCGTGAAATCACCGGATTCCTGATGTCCGCCTCGATGAACTCGGTCCGGCCGAGATCGGTGTCGGGCATGGTCGAGTCGATTCCGATCACCTCGCCGACGTCCGCCCGCCGGGCGAGACTCCGGGCCAGTCCGGCCCCCCAACGGGTAGCGACACCGGCAATCACCACACGTTCGGCCCCCGCCATGGCTACTCCTCGTCAGGCCCCGATCGGGCCTTGCGTTCGAGCTGCTCGACCCGGTCGGTCAGCTCGGAGAGGCGACTCTCGATCGCGACCAGCTCGTCCCGGGCGACCAGACGCATCCCTTCCAGGGTGTCCCGAGCCTCCTGGCCCCGGCGGCTCACCTCCCCGACCAGGCCCTGGGCCCGGTCCATGGTCTTGCCGGAGAGCTCGCTGGCCCGGTCCCGGGTTCTGGTGGTGGCGTCGAAAGCACCCTCGATCGCCTCACGGAGACTCTCGGGAATGCCGCGGCCGGACTTGCTGTCTTCCTTTTCCGACATGACCCAGAGTTTATGGCGCCGGCCACCGGACGGGGGCGAACCTTGGCCGGAACTCCCGATTCCGTCCAGGCCTAACCCTCAACCTCAGGGTTAGAATCAGTCTGTTTCGAGCTCCGGATCGCCCGCAGTTCATCGAGCGCATCGTCGAGCCGGTCCTCGGTCTCCTCCAGGCGGTTGGAGAGCACCCGAATCCGCCGCTCCAGCCGGTCCGCTTCCTCCCTCGAGGAAAGGTTGAGTACCCCCCGGGCCGTCTGCTGGGCCTCGATCGCCTTCTCTCGCGCCGCAGCCGCGGCTGACACGGCTCCACCGAAGACCGGACTGGAGACAACCACGTCGGCCAGCCCGCCCGCCACCTGTTCACCCGCCGACCGAATCCGGTCCCGGATGCCCTCCTGCTCTTCTGACATGAAGTGATCCTACGCTCGCAGGAAGGGCGGGTCCAGCGCGGAAGTACCTCTTCTGCGATACCTTGCTGTCCTGCCGAACCGGAGAGCGTCGGCAGGGTCTGGTTTAGTTCGGGAGTGACACAGGTGGAATACCGGCTGAAGTCGACAAGGCGCGATCGACTGACCGCACTGACAGCGGTCCTGTTGCCGCTTGCATTTCTCCTGTTTTCGGCACCTGCCCAAGGGGCCGACGAAACCGAGCTCCTGGGGCCTCCCGCCCCGGGCCAGAGCACGGTCAAACCGGCTGCCGCTCCGCCGAAGTCACCCGGCACCCCGACCACCGTGGATCCGGGCCAGACCCCGACTCCGACCCCGACTCCGACTCCGACCCCGCCTCCCGCCGAGCCTCCGGCGCCGGGTGGCGACGACGGTGACACCCCGCCTCCGCCCGACACGATCATCCCGGACGACCCTCAGCCGGATTCGGCCGATGGTGCCGGCGGGACTTCACCCGATGACACCCCGTCGACCGATCCGCTCCGGGTGAGCCCGCTCTCGGTTCCGAACTTCCTGATCGACAAGTTCGAGATCCCTCCCTTCCTGCTGCCGATCTACCAGGCCTGCGGCACCGAGTACGGAATCCCGTGGA includes these proteins:
- a CDS encoding NAD-dependent epimerase/dehydratase family protein — protein: MAGAERVVIAGVATRWGAGLARSLARRADVGEVIGIDSTMPDTDLGRTEFIEADIRNPVISRILPGLEPDVVVHCGILWYPDKDRPSRALHDINVIGTLQLLAACEKTPSLKALVVRGSAAIYGSAASAPCFFTEDMARRFPLRTRFQRDIGELEGYFDNFARRRPEITCCMLRFQIEIGPGLEDPFTRYLGLPVVPVQLGFDPRLQLLHPVDAEGALSAAVAGPVRGAVNVAPDGAISLSRLLRLAGRPSVGLPPLIAGPLVKRLGRQLAAADMYRDAELLLRYGRGCDNRRLREEIGYEPAFDTEGAVRDYAGRTSRVRSMFGSPHPGSPVRVSK